From a single Coriobacteriaceae bacterium genomic region:
- a CDS encoding DUF4118 domain-containing protein — translation MEVLVVGNTAYVDDDFCAKAFPGDHVQVVAAAEARRDESSPHASWKELLQHLDQAYEFDRVVYLSNYLTPHTDTVGDIETLRSVFRACAGRRVQLLYVAGPAGAEGAADAAGRTGKGIIARAANDLCRYYAAREGVQTKILRVPFLYTASAALEDPFLAPLFDACLTGSVALQGAQDAAFPLLCAEELAVLVRRIFDSWDASFETLDVADTFHHTAAEVGDALKALFPGLSVAYGDSAGYALPVSDVARVRYGWFQRYDLLRDLSTIQARWGAGRAKKVNPLRAAIDRIQMRALPIKCLETGVAWVLFEVLEHLFSQSAQLNVLDYRLLFVVLIGTLYGLDFGLVAALLASVGLAASYFTQYGYTFQGLFYEPSNWLPFIAYFVVGALCGYVQLRSSEAIRAERDQNELVRNRNTFLTQLYHDAIEGKRAYRRQIVGRHDSFGKIFAVTQELDVLNPRDIYRKCCELLGEILENDSVAIYHVSGGAFARLVAASPAIAEDAARSLTLEQLAPLLGDGGRSNLWVNRELTPGLPMFGYTIERDGAPAVLIFVRSAAENQMTLYYQNLFRILCGLVESALGRAFDYEAVAQDKRCVDGTCVLKQAAFGQELAAEQALADSKMGSFLLLRVVPGMEPVGELVGAIGSTIRESDAAGLVDGDVLYLLMRQAKACDLPIIRERLSAKQIAVEPVDGEDIVALLQHISYTGDGEGGAA, via the coding sequence ATGGAGGTGCTGGTTGTTGGCAACACCGCATATGTTGACGATGACTTTTGTGCCAAGGCGTTCCCCGGGGACCATGTCCAGGTCGTCGCTGCCGCGGAAGCGCGCCGCGACGAGTCATCGCCCCATGCCTCGTGGAAAGAGCTTCTGCAACACCTGGATCAGGCCTACGAGTTCGACCGCGTGGTCTACCTATCCAATTACCTTACCCCGCATACCGATACCGTGGGCGATATCGAGACGCTGCGGTCGGTCTTTCGTGCGTGCGCGGGTCGCCGGGTCCAACTGCTGTATGTAGCGGGGCCCGCGGGTGCCGAGGGTGCCGCCGATGCTGCGGGGCGAACGGGCAAGGGCATTATCGCCCGCGCGGCAAACGACCTTTGCCGCTACTACGCCGCTCGCGAGGGCGTTCAGACCAAGATCCTTCGCGTGCCGTTCCTGTATACCGCGTCTGCCGCGCTGGAGGACCCGTTTTTGGCACCGCTGTTCGACGCGTGCTTAACCGGATCGGTCGCTCTACAGGGCGCGCAGGATGCGGCGTTTCCCTTGCTGTGTGCCGAGGAGCTTGCGGTGCTGGTGCGCCGCATCTTCGATAGCTGGGATGCCTCCTTTGAGACGCTCGACGTAGCTGATACCTTCCATCACACGGCGGCTGAGGTGGGCGACGCCCTCAAGGCGCTGTTCCCAGGGCTTTCAGTTGCCTATGGCGATTCTGCCGGCTACGCCCTGCCCGTCAGCGACGTCGCTCGCGTACGTTATGGCTGGTTTCAGCGTTACGACTTGCTGCGCGATCTTTCGACCATTCAAGCGCGTTGGGGTGCTGGCCGCGCAAAGAAGGTCAACCCCTTGCGCGCCGCCATCGACCGCATCCAAATGCGCGCGCTGCCTATTAAATGCCTAGAGACGGGCGTTGCCTGGGTTCTGTTCGAGGTGCTGGAGCATTTGTTCTCCCAATCGGCCCAGCTCAACGTGCTCGATTATCGCCTGCTCTTCGTGGTGTTGATCGGCACGCTGTATGGCTTGGACTTTGGCCTGGTTGCGGCGCTGCTGGCGTCGGTGGGTTTGGCCGCGAGTTACTTTACTCAGTACGGCTATACCTTTCAGGGCCTGTTCTACGAGCCGTCCAACTGGCTGCCGTTTATTGCGTACTTTGTGGTGGGTGCCCTGTGCGGCTATGTGCAGCTGCGCAGCAGCGAAGCCATTAGGGCGGAGCGCGATCAAAACGAGCTCGTGCGCAACCGCAATACGTTCCTTACGCAGCTCTACCACGACGCGATCGAGGGCAAGCGCGCGTACAGGCGCCAGATCGTGGGTCGCCACGACAGCTTTGGCAAGATCTTTGCCGTGACGCAGGAGCTCGACGTGCTCAACCCACGCGACATCTATCGCAAGTGCTGCGAGCTTCTGGGCGAAATCCTCGAGAACGATTCGGTGGCGATCTACCATGTTTCGGGCGGGGCATTTGCACGCCTGGTGGCAGCAAGTCCCGCGATTGCCGAAGATGCCGCACGCTCGCTCACGCTTGAGCAGCTTGCACCTCTTTTGGGCGACGGGGGTCGTTCGAACCTGTGGGTGAACCGCGAGCTGACGCCGGGGCTTCCCATGTTTGGATACACGATCGAGCGCGACGGGGCACCCGCCGTGCTGATCTTTGTGCGTAGTGCGGCCGAAAACCAAATGACCCTCTATTATCAAAACCTGTTCCGCATCTTGTGCGGGCTGGTCGAAAGCGCGCTGGGCCGTGCCTTTGACTATGAGGCGGTGGCGCAGGATAAACGCTGCGTTGACGGCACTTGCGTGCTCAAGCAGGCGGCCTTTGGCCAAGAGCTCGCGGCGGAGCAGGCACTGGCAGATAGCAAGATGGGGAGTTTTTTGCTCCTGCGCGTGGTACCGGGCATGGAGCCTGTCGGCGAGCTGGTGGGCGCAATTGGGTCGACAATCCGCGAGAGCGACGCGGCGGGCTTGGTCGACGGCGACGTGCTCTACCTGCTTATGCGCCAGGCAAAGGCGTGCGATCTTCCCATTATCCGCGAGCGCCTGAGCGCAAAGCAGATTGCGGTGGAGCCCGTCGATGGCGAGGACATCGTGGCGTTGCTGCAGCACATCTCTTACACTGGTGACGGTGAGGGGGGTGCCGCTTGA
- a CDS encoding type II toxin-antitoxin system MqsA family antitoxin — translation MDTFIKGGVMRCMECGKEMQFTTAPMTEIYRGEKITVKGIEHYVCECGNDEMTATEATKLAHALASQYAKAHELLSPSDIKDLRSDLGLTQHEFESLLGVSKPTASRWENGASQQSITANNLMRLIRDVPEARKYLGLSSGETTSGLNTSRFSVIPGGEAPAYRDSTPLADENAFRLEM, via the coding sequence ATGGATACATTCATTAAAGGAGGAGTCATGCGTTGCATGGAATGCGGCAAAGAAATGCAATTTACCACGGCGCCAATGACTGAAATTTACCGTGGCGAGAAAATTACCGTAAAAGGAATTGAGCATTATGTTTGCGAGTGCGGTAACGATGAAATGACTGCTACAGAGGCGACTAAGCTTGCCCATGCACTGGCTTCCCAATATGCTAAGGCTCATGAACTTTTATCTCCCTCGGATATAAAGGATTTGCGCTCTGATCTTGGTTTGACTCAGCATGAGTTTGAGTCGCTATTAGGGGTTTCAAAACCCACGGCGTCTCGTTGGGAGAACGGGGCATCGCAACAATCTATTACCGCAAATAATCTTATGAGGCTCATTCGAGATGTCCCGGAGGCGCGTAAATATCTGGGTCTCTCTTCTGGTGAGACGACCTCAGGACTTAACACATCGCGGTTTTCGGTGATACCAGGAGGAGAGGCTCCAGCTTATAGGGACTCGACTCCTTTGGCAGATGAGAATGCCTTTCGATTGGAGATGTAG
- a CDS encoding type II toxin-antitoxin system MqsR family toxin, with product MNRTKLRPTYSLDEAKSLARSGKMIVNGRVRRHLMNQFGYLDIDHFLADLFDYLKPDDFRKSIALDMDGPLHDVYADVYVCRGFECEDWYVKFSIDSEGNAHLNVLSANIDGYIH from the coding sequence ATGAATCGAACCAAGCTCCGACCGACATATTCACTTGACGAAGCGAAGTCTTTGGCTCGCTCGGGAAAGATGATTGTAAATGGTAGGGTGCGCAGACACCTGATGAATCAGTTTGGTTATTTGGACATCGATCATTTCCTTGCTGACCTATTTGATTATCTGAAGCCTGACGATTTTAGAAAATCCATCGCGCTCGATATGGATGGGCCTCTGCATGATGTTTACGCAGATGTCTACGTGTGCCGAGGTTTTGAATGCGAGGATTGGTACGTTAAGTTTTCAATTGATTCCGAAGGCAATGCGCATTTAAACGTTTTGTCTGCGAACATCGATGGATACATTCATTAA
- a CDS encoding SLATT domain-containing protein, with the protein METTAEEFEERRRLLLQIAEAYANLLYTYKTQLVAADSANGLNNRLSVMQTVLTSVSACGFVSIWLSGMEIAALVAAGLSVISLAITIYLKGANLSERANCHGATADAIWVILQGYLSLLADIRSFDLAEIRSRRDSLQKEVASIYAKSPMTNPKAYSRARESIKAGNCGFSPVEIEQILPVGLRDLVR; encoded by the coding sequence ATGGAAACAACCGCTGAAGAGTTTGAAGAAAGGCGCAGGCTCTTACTACAAATAGCTGAGGCTTATGCAAATCTTTTATATACGTATAAGACGCAGCTCGTTGCGGCAGACAGCGCCAACGGACTCAACAACCGTTTATCCGTAATGCAGACTGTTTTGACATCGGTTTCCGCTTGTGGCTTTGTAAGTATCTGGCTATCTGGAATGGAAATTGCGGCGCTGGTTGCCGCCGGGCTATCTGTCATCAGTCTAGCAATAACAATTTATCTTAAAGGGGCAAACTTGAGCGAGAGGGCAAATTGTCATGGCGCAACCGCAGATGCAATTTGGGTGATTCTTCAGGGGTATCTATCACTTCTTGCCGACATCCGCTCATTTGATTTGGCGGAAATCAGATCTCGTCGCGATTCTCTTCAAAAGGAAGTTGCTTCAATTTACGCAAAAAGCCCTATGACAAATCCCAAAGCCTATTCAAGGGCCCGTGAAAGCATTAAGGCGGGCAACTGTGGGTTTTCTCCGGTAGAGATAGAACAGATTCTCCCTGTTGGATTGAGGGATCTGGTTAGATAA
- a CDS encoding DUF2194 domain-containing protein, which translates to MSVAQHIRDRAGRFRWMGLLVVWAVFIAMAAVLLVERAGVQYSAGQHKLGMLAANDAVPASSAIFGQKPTCLVITDSDQAGVEDVKEQFDQILLDMKIAHRDVDLALDGADAIPSLTSFDRVILLMPSLDGLSTHLSDIMSWVSAGGSLMLAMPPDNSSYLQVIASKLGIESAGYDYVKAESIVPSEDFMLGGRERYELSDPFDSSLSVSLRETARVWAMAGDAGAPLIWSNDCGSGRTVVCNIGIYDKVMRGFYAAAISLLGDATAYPVINSAVFYLDDFPSPVPSGDGTYIKRDYGLSIADFYTKVWWPDLQKLAQKYGIRYTGVMIENYEDAVNQTEPARQADTTQFRYFGGMLLQMGGELGFHGYNHQPLALWDTDYGTLYVYKTWKNKETLVASLNELIAFQDEVLPNAHGSVYVPPSNILSARARKLIGTDVPRIKTIASTYFEDGTDLPYVQEFGVASDGIVEQPRIVSGGMVDDSYMRLAAVSELNMHYVSTHFMHPDDLLDPDRGAKEGWEVYKGGLVDFLEWLTKSAPDLRHQTASECSGAIQRFSSVTVSVDTSADAWTLSLGNFHDEAWLMFRANNGEPGAVTGGELTHLTGNLYLVKANDKTVTIERKEGGDK; encoded by the coding sequence ATGAGCGTGGCGCAACATATCCGCGACCGTGCAGGCCGCTTTCGTTGGATGGGACTCCTCGTGGTGTGGGCGGTCTTTATTGCCATGGCCGCCGTGCTGCTGGTGGAACGTGCCGGCGTGCAGTACAGTGCGGGTCAGCATAAGCTGGGGATGCTTGCCGCCAACGATGCGGTGCCGGCCTCCTCGGCAATCTTTGGCCAAAAGCCCACGTGCCTGGTCATTACCGATTCCGATCAAGCGGGCGTCGAGGACGTAAAGGAGCAGTTCGACCAGATCCTGCTCGACATGAAGATCGCGCACCGCGACGTTGACCTTGCCCTGGATGGCGCGGATGCCATTCCCTCGCTGACCTCCTTCGATCGCGTGATTTTGCTCATGCCGTCGCTTGATGGGCTCAGTACGCACCTGAGCGACATTATGAGTTGGGTGAGTGCCGGCGGTTCGCTTATGCTCGCCATGCCGCCGGATAACTCGAGCTATCTGCAAGTGATTGCCTCCAAGCTTGGCATTGAATCGGCCGGATATGACTATGTAAAAGCCGAAAGCATTGTGCCGAGTGAGGACTTTATGCTGGGCGGGAGAGAGCGCTACGAGCTCTCGGACCCCTTTGATTCGTCGCTTTCGGTATCGCTGCGCGAGACGGCTCGTGTGTGGGCTATGGCCGGCGATGCGGGCGCCCCGCTCATTTGGTCCAATGACTGCGGTAGCGGGCGCACCGTGGTGTGCAATATCGGTATCTATGACAAGGTCATGCGCGGTTTTTACGCCGCGGCGATCAGCCTGCTGGGTGATGCCACGGCCTATCCGGTCATCAACAGCGCCGTGTTCTATTTGGACGACTTTCCTAGCCCCGTGCCCTCGGGCGATGGTACTTATATCAAGCGTGACTACGGCCTTTCCATTGCCGATTTTTACACCAAGGTCTGGTGGCCCGATCTGCAAAAGCTCGCGCAAAAATACGGCATTCGCTATACCGGCGTGATGATCGAAAACTACGAGGACGCGGTCAACCAGACCGAGCCCGCGCGCCAGGCCGATACCACGCAGTTCCGCTATTTTGGCGGCATGCTGCTGCAGATGGGCGGAGAGCTGGGCTTTCACGGCTACAACCATCAGCCTCTGGCACTCTGGGACACCGACTACGGCACGCTGTACGTCTACAAGACCTGGAAGAACAAAGAGACGCTCGTCGCTTCGCTCAACGAACTTATCGCGTTTCAGGACGAGGTCCTGCCCAACGCTCACGGCTCGGTTTACGTGCCGCCGTCGAATATCCTTTCGGCCCGAGCGCGCAAGCTCATCGGCACCGACGTTCCGCGCATTAAGACTATTGCCAGTACGTACTTTGAGGACGGTACCGACCTGCCCTACGTGCAGGAGTTTGGCGTGGCGAGCGATGGCATTGTGGAGCAGCCGCGCATTGTCTCGGGCGGCATGGTCGACGATTCCTATATGCGCCTGGCCGCCGTGTCCGAGCTCAACATGCACTACGTGAGTACGCACTTTATGCACCCGGACGACCTTTTGGACCCCGATCGCGGAGCCAAGGAGGGCTGGGAGGTCTACAAGGGCGGCCTGGTCGACTTCCTGGAGTGGCTTACCAAATCCGCTCCCGACCTGCGGCACCAGACGGCGTCGGAGTGCTCCGGTGCCATCCAGCGTTTTTCGTCCGTGACGGTGAGCGTGGATACCAGCGCGGATGCCTGGACGCTCAGCCTGGGCAATTTCCACGACGAGGCGTGGCTCATGTTCCGCGCCAATAATGGCGAGCCGGGTGCGGTGACGGGTGGCGAACTGACACACCTTACGGGCAATCTGTATCTGGTCAAGGCAAATGATAAGACCGTGACGATCGAGCGCAAGGAGGGTGGCGATAAATGA
- a CDS encoding sugar nucleotide-binding protein gives MADIAFEKDLSVAETGIEGLKVVDLAVHGDSRGWFKENWQRAKMTALGIPDLRVVQNNISYNDSRGVTRGIHAEPWDKFISVARGSVFGAWVDLREGSETYGKVFTCTLDPSKAIYVPRGVGNSFQALEDGTAYTYLVDAHWSLELKKTYTFVNLADPELAIEWPIPLEEATVSEADLNHPMLADVVPMAPKRTLVTGCDGQLGHAVRALAEERSVAKDFDFCDIDTFDMSDPAAYTQYDWSLYGTVINCGAYTAVDKAETPEGRAIAWKANATGPALLARTCAEHGITLVHVSSDYVFDGTEEVHTEEEPLSPLSVYGQTKAAGDIAVAGCPRHYIMRSSWVIGEGHNFVKTMRGLSDRVADPEDGLTQVTVVDDQLGRLTFTRDMAEAIFHVLGTHAPYGTYDCTGSGAVKSWADIARAVFEAANGNGERVVPVSTADYYSNAAGPIAPRPAHSALDLSKLETSGFHMPDWEEELKGYMSML, from the coding sequence ATGGCAGACATCGCATTCGAGAAGGACCTCTCCGTCGCCGAGACCGGCATCGAGGGCCTCAAGGTCGTCGACCTCGCCGTCCACGGCGACTCGCGCGGCTGGTTCAAGGAGAACTGGCAGCGCGCCAAGATGACCGCCCTGGGCATCCCGGACCTCAGGGTCGTCCAGAACAACATCTCCTACAACGACAGCCGCGGCGTCACCCGCGGCATCCACGCCGAGCCCTGGGACAAGTTCATCTCCGTGGCGCGCGGCAGCGTCTTCGGCGCCTGGGTGGACCTGCGCGAGGGCAGCGAGACCTACGGGAAGGTGTTCACCTGCACGCTCGACCCGTCCAAGGCCATCTACGTCCCGCGCGGCGTGGGCAACTCCTTCCAGGCCCTGGAGGACGGCACCGCCTACACCTACCTGGTGGACGCCCACTGGTCCCTCGAGCTCAAGAAGACCTACACCTTCGTGAACCTCGCCGACCCCGAGCTCGCCATCGAGTGGCCGATCCCGCTGGAGGAGGCCACCGTCTCCGAGGCCGACCTCAACCACCCGATGCTCGCCGACGTCGTCCCCATGGCGCCGAAGCGCACCCTCGTCACCGGCTGCGACGGCCAGCTGGGCCATGCGGTCCGCGCGCTCGCCGAGGAGCGCAGTGTCGCCAAGGACTTCGACTTCTGCGACATCGACACCTTCGACATGTCCGACCCGGCGGCCTATACGCAGTACGACTGGTCGCTCTACGGCACCGTGATCAACTGCGGCGCCTACACGGCCGTGGATAAAGCCGAGACCCCCGAGGGCCGCGCCATCGCCTGGAAGGCCAACGCGACCGGGCCGGCGCTGCTCGCCCGCACCTGCGCCGAGCACGGGATCACCCTGGTCCACGTGTCCTCAGACTACGTCTTCGATGGCACCGAGGAGGTGCACACCGAGGAGGAGCCCCTCAGCCCGCTTTCCGTCTACGGCCAGACCAAGGCGGCCGGCGACATCGCCGTGGCAGGGTGCCCGCGCCACTACATCATGCGCTCCAGCTGGGTCATCGGCGAGGGGCACAACTTCGTCAAGACGATGAGGGGCCTCTCCGACCGCGTAGCCGACCCCGAGGACGGGCTCACGCAGGTTACCGTCGTGGACGACCAGCTGGGCCGCCTGACCTTCACGCGCGACATGGCCGAGGCCATCTTCCACGTGCTGGGCACGCACGCCCCCTACGGAACCTACGACTGCACGGGCTCCGGCGCCGTGAAGTCCTGGGCGGACATCGCCCGCGCCGTCTTCGAGGCCGCCAACGGCAACGGGGAGAGGGTCGTTCCGGTCAGCACAGCCGACTACTATTCGAACGCCGCGGGCCCCATCGCACCGCGCCCGGCCCACTCCGCGCTCGACCTGTCCAAGCTCGAGACCAGTGGCTTCCACATGCCCGACTGGGAGGAGGAGCTTAAGGGGTACATGTCCATGCTTTAA
- the rfbB gene encoding dTDP-glucose 4,6-dehydratase has translation MSEIFEPKNIIVTGGCGFIGSNFVHYVVKNHPEVHVTVLDKLTYAGNPENIAGLPSDRVELVVGDICDAELLDRIVPGHDAIVHYAAESHNDNSIADPEPFLRTNAEGTFRLLEAVRKYGIRYHHVSTDEVYGDLALDDPAKFTEETPYKPSSPYSSTKASSDMLVRAWTRTYGLRTTISNCSNNYGPYQHVEKFIPRQITNIIDGVRPKLYGRGENVRDWIHTEDHSSAVWDILTKGRMGETYLIGANGEKNNITVLRMILEAMGKDPEDFDWVADRPGHDRRYAIDSTKLQRELGWRPAHTDFAEGLKRTIDWYVANESWWRPAKEATEARYRAQGQ, from the coding sequence GTGGTGAAGAACCACCCCGAGGTACACGTTACCGTCCTGGACAAGCTGACCTACGCCGGCAATCCCGAGAACATCGCCGGGCTGCCCTCCGACCGCGTGGAGCTCGTCGTGGGCGACATCTGCGACGCGGAGCTGCTGGACCGCATCGTCCCAGGCCACGACGCGATCGTGCACTACGCCGCGGAGTCCCACAACGACAACTCCATCGCCGACCCCGAGCCCTTCCTGCGCACGAACGCGGAGGGCACCTTCCGCCTGCTGGAGGCCGTGAGGAAATACGGTATCCGCTACCACCACGTCTCCACCGACGAGGTCTACGGCGACCTGGCGCTCGACGACCCCGCCAAGTTCACCGAGGAGACGCCGTATAAGCCCTCTTCGCCGTACAGCTCCACCAAGGCGTCTTCCGACATGCTCGTGCGCGCCTGGACCCGCACCTACGGCCTGCGCACCACGATCTCCAACTGCTCCAACAACTACGGCCCCTACCAGCACGTGGAGAAGTTCATCCCCAGGCAGATCACCAACATCATCGACGGCGTGCGCCCCAAGCTCTACGGCCGCGGCGAGAACGTCCGCGACTGGATCCACACCGAGGACCACTCCTCTGCCGTCTGGGACATCCTCACCAAGGGCCGGATGGGGGAGACCTACCTCATCGGCGCAAATGGCGAGAAGAACAACATCACCGTCCTGCGCATGATCCTCGAGGCGATGGGAAAGGACCCCGAGGACTTCGACTGGGTCGCCGATCGCCCCGGCCACGACCGCCGCTACGCCATCGACTCCACCAAGCTCCAGCGCGAGCTGGGCTGGAGGCCGGCCCACACCGACTTCGCCGAGGGGCTCAAGCGGACCATCGACTGGTACGTCGCCAACGAGTCCTGGTGGCGCCCCGCCAAGGAGGCCACCGAGGCCCGCTACCGCGCACAGGGCCAGTAA
- a CDS encoding bacteriophage abortive infection AbiH family protein codes for MLNLLWIIGNGFDRNLGLATDYRSFLKNRYFKDGVQNKYRDELVKRVEGFSPERASELWCDLENLLGRASAFYEDDEELFHETFENIQDEFLDYVFRESSRMPVELPQEAVQEFRASISSFYTRLTAVDVLKGLPALMSTSEDVTVHVLVLNYTNTVNRFWDEIGKDQPFGKLIVGTTPKFFYQGTLLHLHGEINDGGTATNIIFGVSDSDQITSPVYSSKVDFQELWVKEKKNYGIYGNTKTAEMSELIAKADSICIYGCSLGESDGYIWRQVADRLSDSACRLYIFDYGLPDRSTVAARAYQKRRRDLARRFYEVANVAAEDEKSISDRFSRLSQLRSLISIHLFN; via the coding sequence ATGCTAAATCTTCTTTGGATCATTGGGAATGGATTTGATCGGAACCTTGGTCTCGCAACTGATTACCGTTCTTTTTTGAAGAATCGCTATTTTAAAGATGGCGTTCAGAACAAATATAGGGATGAGCTTGTAAAAAGAGTTGAGGGATTCAGCCCAGAACGAGCGTCTGAACTTTGGTGTGATTTGGAAAATCTTCTAGGCAGAGCATCAGCGTTTTATGAAGACGACGAAGAATTATTTCATGAGACGTTTGAGAATATTCAAGATGAGTTTTTAGATTACGTATTTAGAGAGTCCAGCCGTATGCCTGTCGAGCTTCCTCAGGAGGCAGTTCAGGAATTTCGAGCATCAATTAGCAGCTTCTATACGAGACTCACTGCTGTTGACGTATTAAAAGGGCTCCCCGCTTTGATGTCGACTTCTGAAGACGTGACTGTGCACGTTCTGGTTTTAAACTATACGAATACCGTCAATCGTTTTTGGGATGAGATTGGGAAAGACCAGCCCTTTGGTAAGTTGATTGTCGGTACTACGCCTAAGTTCTTTTATCAAGGCACGCTTCTTCATCTTCATGGAGAAATCAATGATGGGGGCACTGCTACCAATATTATATTTGGCGTTTCAGATTCTGATCAGATTACATCTCCCGTTTATTCCTCTAAGGTGGATTTTCAAGAGCTTTGGGTTAAAGAAAAAAAGAACTACGGAATTTATGGCAATACGAAAACCGCTGAGATGAGTGAGCTGATAGCTAAAGCCGATAGCATTTGTATATATGGCTGCAGCTTGGGAGAAAGCGATGGTTACATTTGGCGACAAGTGGCTGATAGGTTGTCAGATTCGGCATGCAGGCTTTATATTTTCGACTATGGTTTACCCGATCGTTCTACGGTGGCTGCCAGGGCTTATCAGAAACGACGTCGTGATTTGGCCAGACGTTTCTATGAGGTTGCAAATGTGGCTGCAGAAGACGAGAAATCGATATCAGATCGTTTTTCCCGGTTGAGTCAACTAAGGTCTTTAATTTCAATTCACTTGTTTAATTGA